Within Protaetiibacter intestinalis, the genomic segment GAGCTTCGCGAGCGACTCGGGCTTCGAGGTGGCGAGCGAGAGCGGCAGCCCCGCCGCGCGGATGGCGCGCAGCGCGTCGAGCACGCCCGGGTACGCGGGGGCGTCGTACACGCCGCGCGAACGGTAGTCCTCGCGGTAGAGGGCGAGCGCGTAGCGCGACTCGTCCTCGTCGAGCTTCGCGAGGTCGCGGAACGAGTCGAGGATGGGCGGCCCGACCCACTTGAGCAGCTCGGCGGGGGCGGGCACGGGCAGCCGCAGCTGCTCGTAGGTGTGGGCGAGGCTCGAGAGGATGCCGGGCGCCGAGTCGACGATGGTGCCGTCGAGGTCGAACAGCACCGCGGTGAAGGGTCGGGTCATGGGGTTCTCGGGTCGGGGGCGGGTCAGAACAGGCGCGCGTGGCCGGTCTCGAGGCCGCGCATGGCGTCGTAGTCGAGCACGAGGCAGCGGATGCCGCGGTCCTCGGCGAGGGTGCGCGCCTGCGGCTTGATCTCCTGCGCCGCGAACACTCCCGTGACGGGCGCGAGCAGCGGGTCGCGGTTCATGAGCTCGAGGTAGCGGGTGAGCTGCTCGACTCCGTCGATGTCGCCGCGGCGCTTGATCTCGACCGCCACGGAGCGGCCCTCCGCATCCGTCGCGAGGATGTCGACGGGGCCGATCGCGGTCATGTACTCGCGGCGCACGAGGTGGTGGCCCTCGCCCAGCAGCTCGATCTGCTCGGCGAGCAGGCGCTGCAGCTCGGCCTCCACGCCGTCCTTCTG encodes:
- a CDS encoding HAD hydrolase-like protein, whose protein sequence is MTRPFTAVLFDLDGTIVDSAPGILSSLAHTYEQLRLPVPAPAELLKWVGPPILDSFRDLAKLDEDESRYALALYREDYRSRGVYDAPAYPGVLDALRAIRAAGLPLSLATSKPESLAKLILDDLHVADAFTEITGASEDEVRSSKPDVVAEALRRLAADGADLSRPVMVGDRIHDVEGAAEHGVPTIFVTWGYGAPAEASGAIATVDTAAELLAKLAL
- the nucS gene encoding endonuclease NucS; protein product: MRLVVARCSVDYAGRLSAHLPLATRLLVVKADGSVLVHADALSYKPLNWMSPPTAFSLDEVDEERASAGVVELWRVSNVKTADILLISIHEILHDSSHELGVDPGLQKDGVEAELQRLLAEQIELLGEGHHLVRREYMTAIGPVDILATDAEGRSVAVEIKRRGDIDGVEQLTRYLELMNRDPLLAPVTGVFAAQEIKPQARTLAEDRGIRCLVLDYDAMRGLETGHARLF